A genomic window from Brassica oleracea var. oleracea cultivar TO1000 chromosome C8, BOL, whole genome shotgun sequence includes:
- the LOC106307891 gene encoding trihelix transcription factor ASIL1 isoform X1, whose protein sequence is MEDGDSNQEHPQPLTTNHDASSPKKPSTSSIVVDRLKRDEWSEGAVSSLLEAYETKWVLRNRAKLKGQDWEDVAKHVSSRASHTKSPKTQTQCKNKIESMKKRYRSESATADGSSWPLYSRLDHLLRGNASTSVQPQPQAVLPLNCSAPLLLLEPPSLAVTHPPQQPPAAQMSHGSNGVGTIKVTKPILLCFPEEGFKDDHKPERATEMDTDSSTPVLCREKAKVRPKKVRRRYKEEKEEIAGSIRWLAEVVMRTERARMETMKEIEKMRAEAEVKRGEMDLKRTEIMANTQIEIARLFAASVQKGGVDSSLRIGRN, encoded by the exons ATGGAAGACGGAGATTCTAACCAAGAACATCCCCAACCTCTTACCACAAACCACGACGCTTCCTCCCCCAAGAAGCCATCCACTTCCTCCATCGTCGTTGACAGGCTAAAACGCGATGAATGGAGCGAAGGAGCTGTGTCGAGTCTACTCGAAGCCTACGAGACGAAATGGGTACTCAGGAACAGAGCCAAGCTCAAGGGCCAAGACTGGGAAGACGTGGCTAAACACGTGTCTTCACGCGCTAGCCACACCAAGTCTCCCAAGACTCAGACGCAGTGCAAGAACAAGATCGAGTCCATGAAGAAACGGTACCGTTCTGAGTCTGCAACTGCCGACGGATCCTCTTGGCCTCTTTACTCTCGTCTTGATCATCTCCTCCGCGGAAATGCTTCCACCTCTGTCCAGCCTCAGCCTCAGGCTGTTCTGCCTCTGAATTGCTCTGCTCCTTTGCTCTTACTCGAGCCTCCGTCGCTGGCGGTGACTCATCCGCCGCAGCAACCTCCTGCTGCTCAGATGTCTCACGGATCCAACGGCGTCGGCACGATTAAGGTCACTAAACCAATCTTGTTATGTTTCCCG GAGGAGGGATTCAAGGACGATCACAAACCTGAGAGAGCGACGGAGATGGATACAGATAGTAGTACGCCAGTGCTCTGCAGAGAGAAAGCGAAGGTGAGGCCGAAGAAAGTAAGGAGAAGGTACAAGGAAGAGAAGGAGGAGATAGCTGGAAGCATACGGTGGTTAGCAGAGGTGGTGATGAGAACGGAGAGAGCGAGGATGGAGACGATGAAAGAGATAGAGAAGATGAGAGCTGAAGCAGAGGTGAAGAGAGGAGAGATGGATTTGAAACGAACGGAGATAATGGCCAACACTCAGATAGAGATTGCTAGACTCTTTGCAGCTTCTGTACAAAAAGGTGGTGTTGATTCTTCACTAAGGATTGGAAGAAACTGA
- the LOC106307891 gene encoding trihelix transcription factor ASIL1 isoform X2, whose product MEDGDSNQEHPQPLTTNHDASSPKKPSTSSIVVDRLKRDEWSEGAVSSLLEAYETKWVLRNRAKLKGQDWEDVAKHVSSRASHTKSPKTQTQCKNKIESMKKRYRSESATADGSSWPLYSRLDHLLRGNASTSVQPQPQAVLPLNCSAPLLLLEPPSLAVTHPPQQPPAAQMSHGSNGVGTIKEEGFKDDHKPERATEMDTDSSTPVLCREKAKVRPKKVRRRYKEEKEEIAGSIRWLAEVVMRTERARMETMKEIEKMRAEAEVKRGEMDLKRTEIMANTQIEIARLFAASVQKGGVDSSLRIGRN is encoded by the exons ATGGAAGACGGAGATTCTAACCAAGAACATCCCCAACCTCTTACCACAAACCACGACGCTTCCTCCCCCAAGAAGCCATCCACTTCCTCCATCGTCGTTGACAGGCTAAAACGCGATGAATGGAGCGAAGGAGCTGTGTCGAGTCTACTCGAAGCCTACGAGACGAAATGGGTACTCAGGAACAGAGCCAAGCTCAAGGGCCAAGACTGGGAAGACGTGGCTAAACACGTGTCTTCACGCGCTAGCCACACCAAGTCTCCCAAGACTCAGACGCAGTGCAAGAACAAGATCGAGTCCATGAAGAAACGGTACCGTTCTGAGTCTGCAACTGCCGACGGATCCTCTTGGCCTCTTTACTCTCGTCTTGATCATCTCCTCCGCGGAAATGCTTCCACCTCTGTCCAGCCTCAGCCTCAGGCTGTTCTGCCTCTGAATTGCTCTGCTCCTTTGCTCTTACTCGAGCCTCCGTCGCTGGCGGTGACTCATCCGCCGCAGCAACCTCCTGCTGCTCAGATGTCTCACGGATCCAACGGCGTCGGCACGATTAAG GAGGAGGGATTCAAGGACGATCACAAACCTGAGAGAGCGACGGAGATGGATACAGATAGTAGTACGCCAGTGCTCTGCAGAGAGAAAGCGAAGGTGAGGCCGAAGAAAGTAAGGAGAAGGTACAAGGAAGAGAAGGAGGAGATAGCTGGAAGCATACGGTGGTTAGCAGAGGTGGTGATGAGAACGGAGAGAGCGAGGATGGAGACGATGAAAGAGATAGAGAAGATGAGAGCTGAAGCAGAGGTGAAGAGAGGAGAGATGGATTTGAAACGAACGGAGATAATGGCCAACACTCAGATAGAGATTGCTAGACTCTTTGCAGCTTCTGTACAAAAAGGTGGTGTTGATTCTTCACTAAGGATTGGAAGAAACTGA